In one window of Mesoplodon densirostris isolate mMesDen1 chromosome 4, mMesDen1 primary haplotype, whole genome shotgun sequence DNA:
- the LOC132488050 gene encoding calpain small subunit 1-like, giving the protein MGEASAQYNPEPPPPRTHYSNIQANESEKVQQFRRLFAQLAGEDMEVRATELMNILNEVVTRHPDLKTDGFGIDTGRSMVAVMDSDMTGKLGFEEFSYLWNNIKKWQAIYKQFDIDRSGTTGSSELPGAFEAAGFRLNERLYHTIIRRYPEEGGNTDPDNFISCLVRLDALFCAFKPLDKDGTGQTQVNTQEWLQLTMYS; this is encoded by the coding sequence ATGGGTGAGGCGTCTGCGCAGTACAACCCAGAGCCCCCGCCCCCTCGCACCCATTACTCCAACATCCAGGCCAATGAGAGTGAGAAGGTCCAGCAGTTCCGGAGGCTCTTTGCCCAGCTGGCTGGAGAGGACATGGAGGTCCGTGCCACAGAACTCATGAACATTCTCAACGAAGTCGTGACCCGACATCCTGATCTGAAGACTGATGGTTTTGGCATTGACACAGGTCGCAGCATGGTGGCCGTTATGGATAGTGACATGACCGGCAAGCTGGGCTTCGAGGAATTCTCGTACTTGTGGAACAACATCAAAAAGTGGCAGGCCATATACAAACAGTTTGACATTGACCGTTCAGGGACCACTGGCAGCAGTGAACTGCCGGGGGCCTTTGAGGCAGCAGGATTCCGCCTGAACGAGCGTCTCTACCACACGATCATCCGACGCtacccagaggagggagggaacacTGATCCTGACAACTTCATCAGCTGCCTGGTCAGACTGGATGCGCTGTTCTGTGCCTTCAAACCTCTTGACAAAGATGGCACTGGACAAACCCAGGTGAACACCCAGGAGTGGCTGCAGCTGACCATGTATTCCTGA